One genomic segment of Candidatus Methylomirabilota bacterium includes these proteins:
- a CDS encoding 30S ribosomal protein S1: MATDERKVPGLASAQREVEGDPEETMEYWLSRSVGDIEEGEVIRGRVVEVRTGDVIVDIGYKSEGAIPIEEFRYSGAPKVGDEIEVFLEAKEDSEGLIVLSKDKADKIKVWDQISKAFDAGSPVEGRVVEVVKGGLAVDVGVRAFLPGSQVDLRPVKNLATMLGQTIRAKVIKLNRRRGNVVLSRRAVLETEREEKKKHTLAVLTEGMALTGTVKNITDYGAFIDLGGIDGLLHVTDMSWGRIGHPSEIFQVGDQVEVVVLHFDRETGRVSLGYKQKSSDPWAVVDQRYPSGARVQGKVVSLTNYGAFVELEPGVEGLVHVSEMSWTRRVRHPSKIVNVGDTVEVQVLDVNKATKRISLGMKQVEADPWDSIDDRYKPGMRVQGKVRNLTDFGAFVELEPGVDGLLHISDMSWTRNIGHPSELLKKGQPIETQILNVDRDNKRISLGLKQIQPDPWETVSQRYPMGSRVTGKVVRLTDFGAFVELEPGVDGLLHISQMSNRPIASPADLVNVGDELTLLVIRVDPNERRIGLSLKELAAAVMMDEPPQSEGGGAGRGRGKGKRRRQDDDFDDED; encoded by the coding sequence ATGGCGACGGATGAACGGAAGGTGCCGGGCCTCGCGAGCGCGCAGCGCGAGGTGGAGGGAGACCCCGAAGAGACGATGGAGTACTGGCTGTCCCGCAGCGTGGGGGACATCGAAGAAGGGGAGGTGATCCGCGGCCGCGTCGTAGAGGTGCGCACCGGCGACGTGATCGTGGACATCGGCTACAAGAGCGAGGGCGCCATCCCCATCGAGGAGTTCCGCTATAGCGGCGCGCCCAAGGTGGGGGACGAGATCGAGGTCTTCCTCGAGGCCAAGGAAGACTCCGAGGGCCTCATCGTCCTGTCCAAGGACAAGGCCGACAAGATCAAGGTGTGGGATCAGATCTCCAAGGCCTTCGACGCCGGCTCGCCGGTCGAGGGCCGCGTGGTCGAGGTGGTCAAGGGTGGTCTCGCCGTGGACGTGGGCGTGCGCGCGTTCCTCCCCGGCTCTCAGGTCGACCTCCGCCCGGTGAAGAACCTTGCCACGATGCTCGGCCAGACCATCCGCGCCAAGGTCATCAAGCTCAACCGCCGCCGGGGCAACGTGGTGCTGTCGCGCCGCGCGGTGCTGGAGACGGAGCGGGAGGAGAAGAAGAAGCACACCCTCGCCGTGCTCACCGAGGGCATGGCGCTGACCGGCACTGTGAAGAACATCACGGACTACGGCGCCTTCATCGACCTCGGCGGCATCGACGGGCTCCTGCACGTGACCGACATGTCCTGGGGCCGCATCGGCCACCCCTCGGAGATCTTCCAGGTGGGCGATCAGGTCGAGGTGGTGGTGCTCCACTTCGACCGCGAGACGGGCCGCGTGTCGCTAGGCTACAAGCAGAAGTCCTCGGACCCGTGGGCGGTGGTCGACCAGCGCTATCCCTCCGGCGCGCGGGTGCAGGGGAAAGTGGTGAGCCTCACCAACTACGGCGCCTTCGTCGAGCTCGAGCCCGGCGTGGAGGGCCTCGTGCACGTGTCCGAGATGTCCTGGACGCGGCGGGTCCGCCACCCCTCGAAGATCGTCAACGTGGGCGACACCGTCGAGGTGCAGGTGCTCGACGTCAACAAGGCGACCAAGCGGATCTCGCTCGGCATGAAGCAGGTCGAGGCCGATCCGTGGGACTCCATCGACGACCGCTACAAGCCCGGCATGCGCGTGCAGGGGAAGGTGCGGAACCTCACCGACTTCGGCGCGTTCGTGGAGCTCGAGCCGGGAGTGGACGGACTCCTGCACATCTCCGACATGTCCTGGACCCGCAACATCGGGCATCCGTCGGAGCTGCTCAAGAAGGGCCAGCCCATCGAGACCCAGATCCTCAACGTGGATCGGGACAACAAGCGCATCTCCCTCGGCCTCAAGCAGATCCAGCCCGACCCGTGGGAGACGGTGTCGCAGCGCTACCCGATGGGCTCGCGCGTCACCGGCAAGGTGGTGCGCCTCACCGACTTCGGCGCGTTCGTGGAGCTCGAGCCCGGCGTGGATGGGCTCCTGCACATCTCGCAGATGTCGAACCGACCCATCGCCTCGCCGGCCGATCTCGTCAACGTGGGGGACGAGCTGACGCTGCTCGTGATCCGGGTGGACCCCAACGAGCGCCGCATCGGCCTGAGCCTCAAGGAGCTCGCCGCCGCCGTGATGATGGACGAGCCGCCGCAGTCGGAGGGTGGTGGCGCCGGGCGTGGACGCGGCAAGGGGAAGCGGCGCCGGCAGGACGACGACTTCGACGACGAGGACTAG
- the hflX gene encoding GTPase HflX, with the protein MSVREKAVLTALRLPKQPRFEVDESLDELGRLAESAGAEVVGRMTQDRRAPTPGLYFGKGKVEELREWSREQGANLMISDDALSPIQERNLGGSLGLKVIDRTALILDIFAQRARTMEGKLQVELAQLSYLLPRLVGQWRHLERLGGGIGTRGPGETQLESDRRMIRHRIQKLRDELKRVRVHRRLVRDRRQATGYPVVALVGYTNAGKTTLLNQLTGAGRVAADRLFDTLDPSARLVSAPGHAPFILTDTVGFIRKLPHQLVAAFKATLEELAEADLLIHVVDASHPGLDDQMAAVEGLLAELELSERPSIVALNKVDRLDHDSALDALTARFNGVALSARTGQGAETLLERIGQHFRPRTERLRLLIPYRDGPALALCYERGRVLSRADLPEGIRVEVEVPRRLAGQLKTYRRDD; encoded by the coding sequence GTGAGCGTGCGCGAGAAGGCCGTCCTGACCGCGCTACGGCTTCCCAAGCAGCCGCGCTTCGAGGTGGACGAGTCGCTCGACGAGCTGGGTCGCCTGGCCGAGTCGGCGGGCGCCGAGGTGGTGGGCCGCATGACGCAGGATCGCCGCGCCCCCACCCCCGGCCTCTACTTCGGCAAGGGCAAGGTCGAGGAGCTGCGCGAGTGGTCCCGCGAGCAGGGTGCGAACCTCATGATCTCGGACGACGCGCTCTCGCCCATCCAGGAGCGCAACCTCGGTGGCAGCCTCGGCCTCAAGGTGATCGATCGCACCGCGCTGATCCTCGACATCTTCGCGCAGCGCGCGCGCACGATGGAGGGCAAGCTCCAGGTCGAGCTGGCGCAGCTCTCCTACCTGCTCCCGCGGCTGGTCGGACAGTGGCGGCATCTCGAGCGGCTGGGCGGTGGCATCGGCACGCGGGGACCGGGCGAGACCCAGCTGGAGTCCGACCGGCGCATGATCCGCCACCGCATCCAGAAGCTCCGCGACGAGCTCAAGCGGGTGCGCGTGCATCGCCGCCTCGTCCGCGACCGGCGGCAGGCCACCGGCTATCCGGTGGTGGCGCTCGTCGGCTACACCAATGCCGGCAAGACCACGCTTCTCAATCAGCTCACCGGCGCCGGCCGCGTTGCCGCGGATCGTCTCTTCGACACGCTGGATCCGTCCGCCCGCCTGGTGTCGGCGCCCGGCCATGCCCCGTTCATCCTCACCGACACGGTGGGCTTCATCCGCAAGCTGCCGCATCAGCTCGTGGCCGCGTTCAAGGCCACGCTGGAGGAGCTGGCCGAGGCCGATCTCCTCATCCACGTGGTGGACGCGAGCCACCCCGGGCTGGACGATCAGATGGCCGCGGTAGAGGGCCTGCTCGCCGAGCTCGAGCTCTCCGAGCGTCCGTCCATCGTGGCGCTCAACAAGGTCGACCGGCTCGACCACGACAGCGCGCTCGACGCCCTTACCGCGCGGTTCAACGGCGTCGCGCTCTCCGCGCGCACGGGGCAGGGGGCGGAGACGCTGCTCGAGCGCATCGGCCAGCACTTCCGCCCGCGGACCGAGCGGCTTCGGCTCCTCATTCCGTATCGCGACGGTCCGGCCCTCGCCCTCTGCTACGAGCGTGGCCGCGTTCTTTCGCGCGCCGACCTGCCCGAGGGGATTCGCGTCGAGGTCGAGGTGCCACGCCGCCTCGCCGGCCAGCTCAAGACCTATCGCCGGGACGATTAG
- the mutS gene encoding DNA mismatch repair protein MutS, protein MTDPRGAELTPMMQQYRELKRRYPDYLLLFRLGDFYELFFEDAQRGATLLQITLTARGDAPMAGIPHHAADTYIGRLIRQGQKVAVCEQMEAPGKGKKLVRREVVRVITPGTLTDTQYLDGAANNYLLAAHRAGSALGLALVDVSTGEFWVGEDTVGAESLLEAALLRRPAELLMASEGDAALRQRLGGLGVPLTVGDHGWFKRENARERLHAHFRVADLERFGLGGMTAGVQAAGAALTYLSETQGDRLGHVSGLLRFTAGDALVLDRTALTTLELFETAQERDVRGSLIGLLDVTRTPMGARCLRQWLLRPLCETAPIARRQDAVAALVDAPAERAALRTRLARIGDIERLASRAALGVAHARDLVALRGYLRELPGAREVVAGLGTPLLAGLAEDVTAVPELARLLEDALEDEPPRELRDGGLIREAWSSELADLRRAAREAKDWIASLEGRERARTGIPSLRVRFNRVFGYSIEVSNTHASKVPPEYVRRQTLVGAERYVTTELKEYESRALGAEERMAALEFDLFVEIRARVAAEAAGLLRSARALAALDALAALAEGAHLRGWARPVVDDGRVLEIHEGRHPVLDAAAGSAFTPNDVSLDPESTQVVILTGPNMSGKSVFMRQIALLVILAQMGSFIPARAARIGLVDRVLTRVGAQDNVARGQSTFLVEMVETASILANVTPRSLVLLDEVGRGTSTLDGLAIAWAVTEALHDHGGRRGPGAKVLFATHYHELTALAERLPRVRNFHVAVREWNDEIVFLHTVRPGGTDRSYGIQVARLAGLPAAVVARAKAILADLESERAALAAAGAVAAPAEPVQLGLFPGGSDPILKDLAALDVGSTTPLQALNLLAEWQRLLRER, encoded by the coding sequence GTGACGGATCCCCGCGGCGCCGAGCTCACCCCGATGATGCAGCAGTACCGCGAGCTCAAGCGGCGGTACCCGGACTATCTGCTGCTCTTCCGCCTGGGCGATTTCTACGAGCTCTTCTTCGAGGACGCGCAGCGCGGCGCTACCTTGCTTCAAATCACCCTCACCGCGCGTGGGGACGCGCCGATGGCGGGCATCCCGCACCACGCCGCCGACACCTACATCGGCCGGCTCATCCGCCAGGGCCAGAAGGTCGCGGTGTGCGAGCAGATGGAGGCTCCCGGGAAGGGGAAGAAGCTCGTCCGGCGCGAGGTAGTGCGCGTGATCACACCGGGCACCCTCACCGACACTCAATACCTCGACGGCGCCGCGAACAACTACCTCCTCGCGGCCCACCGGGCGGGGTCCGCGCTGGGGCTGGCCCTGGTGGATGTCTCCACCGGTGAGTTCTGGGTGGGGGAGGACACGGTTGGGGCGGAGAGCCTGCTGGAGGCGGCGCTGCTGCGCCGGCCCGCCGAGCTGCTCATGGCCTCCGAGGGGGACGCCGCGCTACGCCAGCGGCTGGGCGGGCTCGGCGTGCCGCTCACAGTGGGCGACCATGGTTGGTTCAAGAGGGAGAATGCGCGCGAGCGGCTCCACGCGCACTTCCGCGTGGCTGACCTGGAGCGCTTCGGGCTCGGCGGCATGACCGCCGGCGTGCAGGCAGCCGGCGCGGCACTGACCTACCTGAGCGAGACACAGGGGGACCGGCTCGGCCACGTGAGCGGCCTCCTGCGCTTCACCGCGGGCGACGCCCTCGTGCTGGACCGCACCGCGCTCACCACCCTCGAGCTCTTCGAGACCGCGCAGGAGCGGGACGTGCGGGGATCGCTCATCGGCCTCCTCGACGTCACCCGCACGCCCATGGGCGCGCGCTGTCTTCGGCAGTGGCTGCTCCGCCCGCTGTGCGAGACGGCGCCCATCGCGCGACGGCAGGATGCGGTGGCCGCGCTCGTGGACGCGCCGGCGGAGCGCGCGGCGTTGCGGACACGGCTCGCGCGCATCGGCGACATCGAACGGCTGGCGAGCCGCGCCGCCCTCGGCGTGGCCCATGCGCGCGACCTGGTGGCGCTCCGCGGCTATCTGCGCGAGCTGCCGGGCGCGCGCGAGGTTGTGGCCGGGCTGGGCACGCCGCTTCTCGCCGGCCTGGCCGAGGACGTGACCGCGGTGCCCGAGCTGGCGCGGCTCCTCGAGGACGCGCTCGAGGACGAGCCGCCGCGCGAGCTCCGGGATGGAGGGCTCATCCGCGAGGCGTGGAGCTCGGAGCTCGCCGACCTCCGACGGGCGGCGCGGGAGGCCAAGGACTGGATCGCCTCGCTCGAGGGGCGCGAACGGGCCCGCACCGGCATTCCCTCGCTGCGGGTCCGCTTCAACCGCGTCTTCGGCTACTCGATCGAGGTCTCGAATACCCACGCGAGCAAGGTTCCCCCCGAGTACGTCCGCCGGCAGACCCTGGTGGGCGCCGAGCGCTACGTCACCACCGAGCTCAAGGAGTACGAGAGCCGCGCCCTTGGGGCGGAGGAGCGCATGGCCGCGCTCGAGTTCGATCTCTTCGTCGAGATTCGCGCGCGCGTGGCCGCGGAGGCGGCCGGGCTCCTGCGCTCGGCCCGCGCGCTCGCCGCCCTCGACGCCCTCGCCGCCCTGGCGGAGGGGGCGCATCTGCGGGGCTGGGCGCGGCCGGTGGTCGACGACGGGCGCGTTCTCGAGATCCACGAGGGTCGCCACCCGGTGCTGGACGCTGCCGCGGGCTCCGCCTTCACGCCCAACGACGTGAGCCTCGACCCCGAGTCCACCCAGGTCGTCATCCTCACCGGGCCCAACATGAGCGGCAAGAGCGTGTTCATGCGCCAGATCGCGCTGCTCGTGATCCTGGCGCAGATGGGGAGCTTCATCCCGGCGCGCGCGGCCCGCATCGGCCTCGTGGACCGCGTGCTCACGCGCGTGGGCGCGCAGGACAACGTGGCGCGCGGCCAGAGCACCTTCCTCGTCGAGATGGTGGAGACCGCGAGCATCCTCGCCAACGTGACGCCCCGCAGCCTGGTGCTGCTGGACGAGGTGGGACGCGGCACCTCCACGCTCGATGGGCTCGCCATCGCGTGGGCGGTGACCGAGGCCCTCCACGACCACGGCGGGCGCCGCGGGCCCGGCGCCAAGGTGCTGTTCGCCACCCACTACCACGAGCTCACAGCGCTGGCCGAGCGGCTGCCGCGCGTGCGGAACTTCCACGTGGCGGTGCGCGAGTGGAACGACGAGATCGTGTTCCTGCACACGGTGCGGCCGGGCGGCACCGACCGCTCCTACGGCATCCAGGTGGCCCGTCTCGCCGGCCTGCCGGCGGCAGTGGTCGCGCGCGCCAAGGCCATCCTGGCCGACCTCGAGAGCGAGCGCGCGGCCCTGGCGGCGGCGGGCGCCGTCGCCGCGCCTGCCGAGCCGGTGCAGCTCGGCCTGTTCCCGGGAGGCAGTGACCCGATCCTGAAGGACCTGGCCGCCCTGGACGTCGGCTCGACCACGCCGCTGCAGGCGCTCAACCTCCTTGCGGAGTGGCAGCGCCTCCTCCGGGAGCGGTAG
- a CDS encoding HIT domain-containing protein, whose amino-acid sequence MSYVTSAGAPDATCVFCAALSAGDDRRALILRRAPRAFLVLNAFPYATGHLLAMPLRHVARVEDVTTDEMAETMTLVQDGVRALAEGYKPDGFNIGMNLGRVAGAGVPGHLHMHVVPRWNGDTNFMPVVAETKVLPESLETTYDRLTALLRA is encoded by the coding sequence ATGAGTTACGTGACTTCCGCCGGAGCGCCCGACGCCACCTGTGTCTTTTGCGCCGCTCTCTCCGCCGGTGACGACCGGCGGGCCCTGATCCTCCGGCGTGCCCCCCGCGCCTTCCTGGTCCTGAACGCGTTTCCCTACGCCACCGGCCACCTGCTCGCCATGCCCCTTCGCCATGTCGCACGCGTCGAGGACGTGACGACGGACGAGATGGCCGAGACCATGACCCTGGTGCAGGACGGCGTGCGCGCCCTCGCCGAGGGGTACAAGCCCGACGGCTTCAACATCGGCATGAACCTCGGCCGCGTGGCGGGGGCGGGCGTGCCGGGACACCTGCACATGCATGTGGTGCCGCGGTGGAACGGCGACACCAACTTCATGCCGGTAGTCGCCGAGACCAAGGTGCTGCCGGAATCCCTCGAGACGACCTACGACCGCCTGACGGCTCTGCTGCGCGCGTGA
- the sppA gene encoding signal peptide peptidase SppA: MASRARSLLLGAGLAALLLVVFVVTVWILMAVLEDGALPGGPRVAVVEIEGIILDGDHVVRELLDYAENPAVKAVVVRVNSPGGVVAPTQEIYNAVQRVRKAGKPVVASFGAVAASGGYYVGAATNRIFANPGTLTGSIGVVMQMANVEGLLKKVGVEYVVVKAGAYKDVGNFARTMTPEERRILQALLDDVHGQFIAAVAQGRGLEESAVRAVADGRIYSGAQAKSLKLVDELGGFEEAVEAAGKLGGIPGKPKLILPRKRFSFTDLLKSELGVGVPSTLLPSLPTLRTPLYLMY, encoded by the coding sequence GTGGCCTCTCGGGCGCGCAGCCTGCTCCTGGGTGCGGGCCTCGCCGCGCTGCTCCTCGTGGTCTTCGTTGTCACGGTCTGGATCCTCATGGCCGTGCTCGAGGACGGCGCGCTGCCCGGCGGGCCCCGCGTCGCGGTCGTCGAGATCGAGGGCATCATCCTCGACGGCGACCACGTCGTGCGCGAGCTCCTGGATTACGCCGAGAACCCTGCGGTGAAGGCCGTGGTCGTCCGGGTCAACAGCCCGGGCGGGGTGGTGGCGCCCACCCAGGAAATCTACAACGCCGTCCAGCGGGTGCGGAAGGCGGGCAAGCCCGTGGTGGCCTCCTTCGGCGCGGTGGCCGCCTCGGGGGGCTACTACGTCGGCGCCGCCACCAATCGCATCTTCGCCAACCCGGGCACGCTCACCGGCTCCATCGGCGTCGTCATGCAGATGGCGAACGTCGAGGGGCTTCTCAAGAAGGTGGGGGTCGAGTACGTGGTCGTGAAGGCCGGTGCGTACAAGGACGTGGGCAACTTCGCCCGCACGATGACCCCCGAGGAGCGACGCATTTTGCAGGCTCTCCTGGACGACGTGCACGGGCAGTTCATCGCGGCAGTCGCGCAGGGCCGGGGGCTCGAGGAGAGCGCGGTGCGCGCCGTCGCCGACGGGCGCATCTACTCGGGCGCGCAGGCCAAGAGCTTGAAGCTGGTCGACGAGCTGGGCGGCTTCGAGGAGGCGGTGGAGGCGGCCGGCAAGCTGGGCGGGATCCCCGGCAAGCCCAAGCTCATTCTCCCGCGGAAGCGCTTCTCGTTCACCGACCTGCTCAAGAGCGAGCTCGGGGTCGGGGTGCCCTCGACCCTCCTGCCGAGCCTGCCCACGCTCCGGACCCCTCTCTATCTGATGTACTAG
- the miaA gene encoding tRNA (adenosine(37)-N6)-dimethylallyltransferase MiaA → MKQPNAEASLLVIVGPTAVGKTDVAVRLAARLPLEAVSADSRQVYRGMDIGTGKPTEAERAELRHHLLDVVDPSERYHAARFRREALEAIDAIRARGRLPLVVGGTGLYVRALLKGLHPAPPADPALRRELEASLAAHGPEALHRRLAARDPGAAARLHPRDHVRIVRALEVDVLGGPGAERADWARAVPPFRLLMVGLRQPREALNRRIADRVRAMVAHGMMEEVRELLAAGCDDTLPAMGGIGYRQFVAVLRGTMTEADAVRLMIRDTTRYAKRQMTWFARDREIRWLDVDAVGGPPGAAATIEAWAREEGLTR, encoded by the coding sequence ATGAAACAGCCGAACGCTGAGGCCTCCCTCCTCGTCATCGTCGGCCCCACCGCGGTGGGCAAGACCGACGTCGCCGTCCGCCTGGCCGCACGGCTGCCCCTGGAGGCGGTGAGCGCGGACTCGCGGCAGGTGTATCGCGGCATGGACATCGGCACCGGCAAGCCCACCGAGGCCGAGCGCGCCGAGTTACGTCATCATCTCCTGGACGTCGTGGACCCGTCCGAGCGCTATCACGCCGCGCGCTTCCGGCGCGAAGCCCTGGAGGCCATCGACGCCATCCGCGCGCGCGGCCGGCTACCGCTCGTGGTGGGCGGCACCGGCCTCTACGTGCGCGCGCTGCTCAAGGGCCTTCACCCCGCGCCTCCCGCCGATCCGGCGCTACGCCGGGAGCTCGAGGCCTCGCTGGCCGCCCATGGTCCGGAAGCGCTGCATCGACGCCTGGCCGCTCGCGACCCGGGCGCGGCCGCACGCCTGCATCCGCGCGATCACGTACGCATCGTGCGCGCCCTCGAGGTGGACGTGCTGGGCGGGCCGGGGGCCGAGCGCGCGGACTGGGCGCGGGCGGTGCCGCCATTCCGCCTACTGATGGTGGGGCTCCGCCAGCCGCGCGAGGCGCTCAATCGTCGCATCGCCGATCGCGTGCGCGCCATGGTGGCCCATGGCATGATGGAAGAAGTGCGCGAGCTCCTCGCCGCCGGCTGCGACGACACGCTGCCCGCCATGGGCGGCATCGGGTACCGCCAGTTCGTCGCCGTGCTCCGCGGCACGATGACCGAGGCCGACGCGGTCCGGCTCATGATCCGCGACACCACCCGCTACGCCAAGCGCCAGATGACCTGGTTCGCCCGCGATCGCGAGATCCGCTGGCTCGACGTGGACGCGGTGGGCGGCCCGCCTGGGGCGGCCGCCACCATCGAGGCCTGGGCGCGCGAGGAGGGGCTCACCCGGTGA
- a CDS encoding integration host factor subunit beta: protein MTKADLIDEVSRVSSLTKKETELIVNTVFDNITDALAKGDKVELRGFGSFRIRHRNSRKGRNPKTGDSVSVPEKRVPFFKVGKRLRELVNT from the coding sequence ATGACCAAAGCGGATCTCATCGACGAAGTGTCGAGGGTGTCGAGCCTGACGAAGAAGGAGACGGAGCTCATCGTGAACACCGTCTTCGACAACATCACTGACGCCCTCGCCAAGGGGGACAAGGTGGAGTTGCGGGGGTTCGGCAGCTTCCGGATCCGCCACCGGAATTCCCGCAAGGGACGCAATCCCAAGACGGGAGACTCGGTGAGCGTGCCCGAGAAGCGGGTGCCCTTCTTCAAGGTCGGCAAGCGGCTGCGCGAGCTCGTCAACACCTAG
- the mutL gene encoding DNA mismatch repair endonuclease MutL has product MSRIKPLPEHLVNKIAAGEVVERPASVVKELVENAIDAEAAHITVDLRDAGRQLIRVRDDGIGMTAEELGWALTRHATSKIATDADLDAIHTLGFRGEALPAITAVSRFSLLSCAKGAVEGALVRGAAGEAEPTLTVAAPPGTTVEVQDLFFNTPARLKFLKAARTELSMLLRLLQGVALAHPELHLAVTHDGRAALTAPRARSLRERVGALYGWEVSAKMLDVRRAEHGLALVGLIAPPQHARASREEITWVVNGRPVRDTALTQTLLDAYRPLLARDQRPVAVIWIDCPPQDVDVNVHPAKAWVRFRAPRVVQETLYLAVQEALRAAEVVQRQGGIAPGGAMPVPAPGAADGAPLAPTLEAVPGALADGSQPGLFHETVAGWPGERFGAVVGQLQETFVVAATDEEVFFVDQHVAHERVVYERLEAELQAGPLASQELLFPETLDLPPALRARLDEWVPTLERLGFALEGFGGGTRLVRAVPALLARREPRRLITRMLEELASPGKEGEAPLLERALAFVACRAAIKAPAPLEREEMRRLLADLSATRTPFFCPHGRPIVSRLSLREIRKELRRTW; this is encoded by the coding sequence GTGAGCCGGATCAAGCCGCTGCCCGAGCACCTCGTCAACAAGATCGCCGCCGGCGAGGTGGTGGAGCGCCCGGCTTCGGTGGTGAAGGAGCTGGTAGAGAACGCCATCGACGCCGAGGCCGCGCACATCACCGTGGATCTTCGCGACGCGGGCCGTCAGCTCATCCGCGTGCGCGACGACGGGATCGGGATGACCGCGGAGGAGCTCGGCTGGGCCCTCACGCGCCACGCCACCTCCAAGATCGCGACTGACGCCGATCTCGACGCCATCCACACGCTCGGCTTCCGGGGCGAGGCGCTGCCCGCCATCACCGCGGTGAGCCGCTTCTCGCTGCTGTCGTGCGCGAAGGGCGCGGTGGAGGGCGCGCTGGTGCGGGGAGCCGCCGGCGAGGCCGAGCCCACGCTGACGGTAGCGGCTCCTCCGGGCACCACCGTGGAGGTGCAGGACCTCTTCTTCAACACCCCGGCGCGGCTCAAGTTCCTCAAGGCCGCCCGCACCGAGCTCTCGATGCTGCTGCGCCTACTCCAGGGCGTGGCGCTCGCGCACCCGGAGCTCCACCTCGCGGTGACGCACGACGGCCGGGCCGCCCTCACCGCGCCGCGCGCGCGGAGCCTGCGCGAGCGGGTCGGCGCCCTCTACGGCTGGGAGGTGTCGGCCAAGATGCTCGACGTGCGCCGCGCCGAGCACGGCCTGGCCCTGGTTGGGCTGATCGCGCCACCGCAGCATGCGCGGGCGAGCCGCGAGGAGATCACCTGGGTGGTGAACGGCCGGCCGGTGCGCGACACCGCGCTCACCCAGACGCTCCTCGACGCCTACCGACCGCTGCTCGCCCGCGATCAGCGTCCCGTGGCAGTGATCTGGATCGATTGCCCGCCGCAGGACGTGGACGTGAACGTGCATCCCGCCAAGGCCTGGGTGCGCTTCCGGGCGCCGCGCGTAGTGCAGGAGACGCTCTACCTCGCCGTACAGGAGGCGCTCCGCGCCGCCGAGGTGGTGCAGCGCCAGGGTGGCATCGCGCCCGGCGGCGCGATGCCGGTGCCGGCCCCGGGCGCCGCGGATGGCGCGCCGCTCGCGCCCACGCTCGAGGCCGTCCCGGGCGCCCTCGCGGACGGAAGCCAGCCCGGCCTCTTTCACGAGACGGTCGCGGGATGGCCGGGCGAGCGCTTCGGCGCGGTCGTGGGCCAGCTCCAGGAGACATTCGTGGTCGCCGCGACCGACGAGGAGGTGTTCTTCGTCGATCAGCACGTGGCCCACGAGCGCGTGGTCTACGAGCGTCTCGAGGCGGAGCTCCAGGCCGGCCCGCTGGCCTCGCAGGAGCTGCTATTCCCGGAGACGCTCGACCTGCCGCCAGCGCTGCGCGCGCGGCTCGACGAGTGGGTGCCCACGCTGGAGCGCCTCGGCTTCGCGCTGGAGGGCTTCGGCGGCGGCACGCGGCTCGTGCGCGCGGTGCCTGCGCTCCTCGCGCGACGCGAGCCGCGGCGCCTGATCACGCGCATGCTGGAGGAGCTGGCGAGCCCGGGGAAGGAGGGAGAGGCCCCGCTGCTCGAGCGGGCGCTCGCCTTCGTGGCGTGCCGCGCCGCCATCAAGGCGCCCGCCCCACTGGAGCGCGAGGAGATGCGGCGCCTTCTCGCCGATCTCTCGGCCACGCGCACGCCGTTCTTCTGCCCGCACGGCCGTCCCATCGTCTCGCGCCTCTCGCTGCGAGAAATCCGGAAGGAGCTCCGACGCACGTGGTAG
- a CDS encoding lysophospholipid acyltransferase family protein, producing MLYEILKPVAVLLMRLYFRLEARGAEQVPPTGPLLLVSNHSSVLDPPLVGGASPRQLSFLAKAELFDIPLFGRLIRALNARPVRREGSDARALKTALKVLEEGRALLVFPEGTRGPEGALREAKPGAGMLAVLSGAVVVPVLITGSGRALPKGAAFPRPAKAVVRFGPPMRFKAKAEGERETPEERKDAYRAATDEMMRAIAQLQRQAA from the coding sequence GTGCTCTACGAGATCCTGAAGCCAGTCGCGGTGCTCCTGATGCGGCTCTACTTCCGGCTGGAAGCGCGCGGGGCCGAGCAGGTGCCGCCCACGGGACCGCTCCTGCTCGTGTCGAATCACTCGAGCGTCCTGGATCCGCCCCTCGTCGGCGGCGCCTCGCCGCGCCAGCTCTCGTTCCTCGCCAAGGCGGAGCTGTTCGACATCCCGCTCTTCGGTCGCTTGATCCGCGCGCTGAACGCGCGGCCGGTGCGCCGCGAGGGTTCGGATGCGCGCGCGCTCAAAACGGCGCTGAAGGTGCTGGAAGAGGGGCGCGCGCTGCTGGTGTTCCCGGAGGGCACCCGCGGACCCGAGGGAGCCTTGAGAGAGGCGAAGCCCGGGGCGGGCATGCTCGCCGTCCTGAGCGGGGCCGTCGTCGTGCCCGTTCTCATCACGGGCAGCGGGCGCGCGCTCCCCAAGGGCGCGGCGTTTCCGCGGCCGGCCAAGGCCGTGGTGCGCTTCGGCCCGCCCATGCGCTTCAAGGCGAAGGCCGAGGGCGAGCGCGAGACACCGGAGGAGCGAAAGGACGCGTATCGCGCGGCCACCGACGAGATGATGCGCGCCATCGCGCAACTCCAGCGTCAGGCCGCCTGA